The following proteins are encoded in a genomic region of Desulfosporosinus youngiae DSM 17734:
- a CDS encoding hydrogenase small subunit, producing the protein MGIFDLLTVKGVSRRDFMKLIAATTAALGLPDFIIPQAASAAEQALKKPPVIWLEGMDCTGCTESAISTLNPSPAELILDMLSIRYHETIMAGSGYTSEEAYHQALTENFVLVVEGSCPAEEDRFCMIGGRPFRKILIESAQKAQVIIAIGSCASEGAGIPGACATGAVGVAELLRKEGINKTVINLPCCPVKPTTLIGTILYYLTYQKAPELDSQNRPVVFYGSLLHDNCPRRGHFENGNFLTDWNDPLQKEYCLILKGCKGPKTYTDCAQVWWNDNANFCINAGSPCSGCSEKEFYDGFSPLYSKQEMFSLPGIGRVNADTVGAVIGGAAAVGLGAHLIATAASGRLSNKDHKEDM; encoded by the coding sequence ATGGGTATTTTTGATTTGCTCACAGTCAAAGGGGTTTCTCGGCGTGATTTTATGAAATTAATTGCAGCCACAACAGCAGCACTTGGGCTACCCGACTTTATAATCCCTCAGGCAGCCAGCGCCGCGGAACAGGCACTAAAGAAACCACCTGTTATCTGGTTGGAAGGAATGGATTGCACCGGGTGTACTGAATCAGCCATTTCTACCTTAAATCCTTCACCCGCCGAACTTATTTTAGACATGCTCTCCATACGCTATCACGAAACGATTATGGCCGGTTCCGGTTATACATCAGAAGAAGCCTACCACCAAGCACTTACAGAAAACTTCGTACTTGTGGTTGAGGGTTCCTGTCCCGCTGAAGAAGACCGTTTCTGTATGATTGGCGGAAGACCTTTCCGCAAAATTCTGATTGAATCAGCCCAAAAAGCTCAAGTAATTATCGCCATCGGAAGCTGCGCATCTGAGGGCGCCGGAATACCCGGAGCCTGTGCAACCGGGGCTGTCGGAGTAGCAGAACTCCTCAGAAAAGAGGGAATTAACAAAACCGTCATTAATCTTCCCTGTTGCCCGGTCAAACCCACAACCCTGATCGGCACCATCCTCTATTACTTGACCTATCAAAAAGCTCCGGAGCTTGACTCGCAAAACCGTCCCGTGGTCTTCTATGGAAGTTTGCTGCATGACAACTGTCCGCGGCGCGGTCACTTTGAGAATGGAAACTTCCTTACCGATTGGAACGACCCGCTTCAAAAAGAGTATTGCTTAATTCTGAAGGGCTGCAAAGGTCCCAAGACTTACACAGACTGTGCCCAGGTATGGTGGAACGACAATGCCAACTTTTGCATTAATGCTGGATCTCCCTGTTCCGGATGTTCAGAAAAAGAGTTTTATGATGGATTTAGTCCATTATACTCTAAACAAGAAATGTTTTCCCTTCCAGGCATCGGCCGGGTCAATGCAGATACCGTCGGGGCTGTTATCGGCGGAGCCGCAGCAGTAGGCCTGGGTGCCCATTTAATTGCTACTGCAGCAAGCGGAAGACTGAGCAATAAGGATCATAAGGAGGACATGTAG
- the hypF gene encoding carbamoyltransferase HypF yields the protein MKKQAKAIYFNGIVQGVGFRPFVFKLAEELDVKGWVNNSSRGVTIHAEGNNLDLFYQRLRTEAPPLAQILTAGSVDIEIINYEKFEITDSETVEDTDVLISPDVATCQACLKDMADPKNRFYQFPFTNCTNCGPRYTIIRDVPYDRTLTTMSDFPMCQSCEADYKNPSNRRFHAQPVACTNCGPKLQLLDALGRPLAGLGADQLAQGGIIAVKGLGGFHLVCDARNPEAVRRLRERKERGAKPFAVMARSMAKAHSEVVISGKEEELLHSPAAPIVVLERRSGISDSLPEEIAPGLHTLGMMLPYTPLHYLLFEGPFDFLVMTSANLSGRPLIYTNDEALASLQGVADFYLIHDRDIFHPCDDSVLQVIGDEAVFLRRARGYVPLPILMSAFQVKTSLLGAGGDLKNAFCLARGQRAFVSQYLGDMEGYENFQRFRQELESFQRVVNITPSSMAYDKHPNYHLTGFALEQSMPKQAVQHHHAHLVSVLGEWDRPEATLGVICDGTGFGEDDCIWGFEFLYGNSSGYERKAHLEYLGLPGGDAGAKHPLRIAYAYLKTLLTDEVWQKTMSLWSALPIHERQILDRQLETGVQVFQTSSAGRLFDAVSGLLGVCTKVTYEGQAAIELESTAARFLNSGLQPIEESFSYPYEIRAENGVLILGVGVLFQALVHDLLQGVSREEIAFRFHITVARAIVDLAVRLGVESGPLVLSGGVFQNKLLTEAVLFNCKEKGIRVLRSRTLPPGDGGLAFGQLLIANEVL from the coding sequence ATGAAAAAACAAGCAAAAGCTATTTACTTTAATGGTATTGTTCAAGGAGTAGGCTTTCGGCCTTTTGTTTTTAAGCTTGCAGAGGAACTGGATGTTAAAGGATGGGTGAATAACTCAAGCCGTGGTGTAACCATTCATGCCGAAGGAAATAATCTTGACTTGTTCTATCAGCGTTTGCGGACAGAAGCTCCTCCTTTGGCTCAAATTTTGACAGCGGGATCGGTTGATATAGAAATTATCAATTATGAAAAATTTGAGATTACAGACAGTGAAACAGTGGAAGACACAGATGTTCTGATTTCGCCGGATGTTGCAACCTGTCAGGCTTGTCTCAAAGACATGGCTGACCCCAAGAACCGCTTTTATCAATTTCCTTTCACAAATTGCACAAATTGCGGCCCTCGCTATACCATTATCCGGGATGTGCCCTATGATCGGACCTTAACTACGATGTCAGATTTTCCAATGTGCCAATCTTGTGAAGCGGACTATAAAAATCCAAGCAATCGAAGGTTTCATGCCCAACCCGTTGCCTGTACAAATTGCGGACCAAAGCTTCAGCTTCTTGATGCCCTTGGCCGCCCGCTTGCGGGCCTGGGAGCAGATCAGCTTGCTCAAGGCGGGATCATCGCAGTAAAAGGTCTGGGGGGGTTCCATCTCGTCTGTGATGCGCGAAACCCGGAAGCCGTCCGCCGTTTGAGAGAGCGGAAGGAACGGGGAGCAAAGCCCTTTGCAGTGATGGCCCGGTCGATGGCCAAGGCGCACAGCGAAGTCGTGATCAGCGGCAAGGAAGAGGAATTGTTACACAGTCCGGCAGCCCCTATCGTTGTTTTAGAACGAAGATCGGGAATCAGCGATTCTTTGCCGGAGGAGATTGCACCCGGGTTACATACTTTAGGGATGATGCTTCCCTATACTCCCTTACACTATTTACTCTTTGAAGGACCCTTTGATTTTTTAGTCATGACAAGCGCCAATCTGAGCGGACGTCCACTTATCTATACAAATGATGAGGCTTTGGCATCTTTGCAGGGAGTGGCGGATTTTTATCTTATCCATGACAGGGATATTTTCCATCCCTGTGATGACTCGGTCCTTCAAGTGATCGGAGATGAAGCCGTTTTTTTGCGGCGCGCCCGCGGCTATGTCCCCTTACCCATCTTAATGTCAGCGTTTCAGGTTAAAACCTCACTGCTTGGTGCAGGCGGAGATCTTAAGAATGCTTTTTGCCTGGCCAGGGGTCAGAGGGCCTTTGTCAGTCAGTACTTAGGAGATATGGAAGGGTACGAAAATTTTCAGCGCTTCCGCCAGGAACTGGAATCCTTTCAGAGAGTGGTTAATATCACCCCCAGTTCGATGGCTTATGATAAACATCCCAACTATCACTTAACCGGATTTGCCTTGGAACAGAGTATGCCGAAACAGGCTGTACAGCATCATCACGCCCATTTAGTCAGCGTGCTGGGGGAATGGGACAGACCGGAAGCGACTCTCGGAGTTATCTGTGACGGAACCGGTTTCGGAGAGGATGATTGCATCTGGGGGTTTGAATTTCTGTATGGCAATTCCTCAGGTTATGAACGCAAAGCTCATCTGGAGTACTTAGGGCTGCCGGGAGGAGATGCGGGTGCGAAACACCCTTTGCGAATTGCCTATGCTTATCTTAAGACTCTTTTAACAGATGAAGTGTGGCAAAAGACCATGTCACTTTGGTCAGCTCTCCCAATTCACGAACGTCAGATTTTAGACCGTCAGCTTGAGACAGGAGTTCAAGTCTTTCAAACTTCAAGTGCGGGAAGGCTCTTTGATGCGGTCAGCGGATTGCTGGGTGTTTGTACAAAGGTCACCTATGAAGGGCAAGCTGCCATAGAACTTGAAAGTACAGCAGCCAGGTTTTTGAACTCAGGCCTGCAACCTATTGAGGAATCATTCTCCTACCCTTATGAAATTCGGGCAGAGAACGGGGTTCTCATTCTAGGTGTCGGAGTGCTTTTCCAAGCATTAGTCCACGACCTTCTTCAGGGCGTAAGCCGGGAGGAAATTGCCTTCCGCTTCCATATAACTGTGGCCCGGGCTATTGTTGATTTAGCCGTGCGCTTAGGTGTGGAGAGCGGGCCTTTGGTATTAAGCGGGGGGGTATTCCAAAACAAGCTATTGACGGAAGCAGTTCTGTTCAACTGCAAAGAAAAAGGGATTAGAGTTTTGCGGTCCCGAACACTCCCCCCAGGGGATGGCGGACTGGCCTTCGGACAACTATTAATCGCAAATGAGGTGTTGTAA
- a CDS encoding HypC/HybG/HupF family hydrogenase formation chaperone produces the protein MCLAIPAKVVTLKGSLAQVDMMGNERVVSTDLVPEVKPGDYVLVHAGFAIGIIDDESAKETEDLLLEVAKAYEEGE, from the coding sequence ATGTGTTTAGCTATTCCTGCCAAAGTAGTTACGCTGAAGGGATCCCTTGCCCAAGTGGATATGATGGGAAACGAACGGGTTGTCAGTACGGACTTAGTCCCGGAGGTTAAGCCCGGCGACTATGTCTTGGTCCATGCAGGATTCGCCATCGGAATAATTGATGATGAGAGCGCCAAAGAGACGGAAGACCTTTTATTGGAGGTAGCCAAGGCTTATGAAGAAGGGGAGTAA